Proteins encoded by one window of Nocardia goodfellowii:
- a CDS encoding TetR/AcrR family transcriptional regulator, with protein MPKRIDPDVRREQIADAVIDEVVAHGLRSVTLARIAARTGLTIGSIRHYFGDTIREVMRFTLSVLMQRAARRATTMSDDPVARLIDVIAFVAPTSDTERRENIALVEYRVMARTDPEMAADIAALSLQGAEVIRSLLRDALADRVIDEEALRREALLLLTLVEGFSCSAALLSTPLHETDVRAVVAATMHRLRDAYPPVEEAAADAATPPQEGPCSVAAPG; from the coding sequence ATGCCCAAACGAATCGACCCGGATGTCCGCCGAGAGCAGATCGCCGACGCCGTGATCGACGAAGTCGTCGCGCATGGGCTGCGTTCGGTGACCCTCGCCCGCATCGCCGCTCGCACCGGCTTGACCATCGGGAGCATCCGCCACTACTTCGGCGACACCATCCGCGAGGTCATGCGCTTCACGCTGAGCGTGCTCATGCAGCGCGCCGCGCGGCGCGCGACGACGATGTCCGACGATCCGGTGGCCCGGCTCATCGATGTCATCGCCTTCGTCGCGCCGACCAGCGATACGGAGCGCCGGGAGAACATCGCCCTCGTCGAATACCGCGTCATGGCGCGCACGGACCCGGAGATGGCGGCCGACATCGCCGCACTCTCGCTCCAGGGCGCAGAAGTGATCCGCTCGCTGCTGCGCGACGCGCTGGCCGACCGCGTGATCGACGAGGAGGCGCTGCGCCGCGAAGCGCTACTGCTGTTGACCCTGGTCGAAGGCTTCTCGTGCAGTGCGGCGCTGTTGTCCACCCCACTGCACGAGACAGACGTCCGTGCCGTCGTGGCGGCGACCATGCACCGTCTGCGCGACGCCTACCCACCCGTCGAAGAAGCCGCCGCGGACGCGGCGACCCCGCCGCAGGAGGGCCCGTGTTCGGTTGCGGCTCCGGGGTGA
- a CDS encoding LysE family translocator: MLSNLLAFTAIAIVLVAIPGPAVVLTLKNALLRGRAAALAIAFGVLVADLVWAMATAAGLTALLVSSQLAFDIVRIVGALYLLYLGVRLALSRDLSVLDSAVPASPSSDRRGTLLRSFREGLLCDLSNPKTMIVFASVIPQFLGSASHPGEAFVLGVAFAVLGMCSLLVYAMVFGTARRAVRNTRIVRALLRGSGAVLGLFGVALLAETSAA, from the coding sequence ATGCTGTCAAACCTGTTGGCGTTCACCGCCATAGCGATCGTGCTGGTCGCGATTCCCGGACCGGCGGTGGTGTTGACGTTGAAGAATGCCCTATTGCGGGGGCGGGCCGCCGCGCTCGCAATAGCGTTCGGAGTGTTGGTGGCAGATCTGGTGTGGGCCATGGCCACCGCCGCCGGACTGACGGCTCTGCTGGTGTCTTCTCAGCTCGCCTTCGATATCGTGCGAATAGTCGGAGCTCTGTACCTGCTGTATCTCGGTGTGCGGCTGGCACTGTCGCGAGACCTCTCCGTTCTCGATTCCGCCGTGCCCGCGAGTCCGTCGAGCGATCGTCGAGGCACCCTGCTGCGAAGCTTCCGCGAGGGGCTGCTGTGTGACCTGTCGAATCCGAAGACCATGATCGTCTTCGCCAGCGTCATCCCGCAATTCCTCGGCAGCGCAAGCCATCCCGGCGAAGCATTCGTGCTCGGCGTGGCCTTCGCGGTCCTGGGGATGTGCTCATTGCTGGTGTACGCGATGGTGTTCGGGACCGCTCGGCGCGCAGTGCGGAACACCCGGATTGTCCGGGCGCTCCTGCGCGGGAGCGGAGCTGTGCTGGGACTGTTCGGTGTCGCTCTGCTCGCCGAGACCTCTGCGGCGTAG
- a CDS encoding carboxylesterase/lipase family protein produces MDPIVAVTGGRVSGRIVNGVSVFLGIPYAAAPVGAARFAPPAPPAAWDGIRPAVEFGATCMQSPYPPAIAEILGSDHIPGAEYLNVNVWTPDTDARGLPVMVWIHGGAFTRGANSRTAYDGAAFARDGVVLVSVNYRLGVSGFAVLDGAPANRGLRDQIYALEWVRDNIEAFGGDPANVTVFGESAGGISVAALLAAPPARGLFAKAIVQSGTARMAATAADGRLVGAELAAVLGIPATAEAFADVEPAALLAAQETLSAQYLADPDPKRWGPSIVSSGLGITCLFPVLDGEVLTGDVLESVAAGAAANVPLLLGYTAEEFRLFLVPTGIAALVNAEALPVMLTRYGLDPALGEIYAADRPEAAPGDLLAAILTDHAFRAPTMELADAQSATGAPVHVYEFGWRRTDRDLGAMHALEIPFVFDTLAGAAPLTGPGAPQQLADTMHAAWVAFAQSGDPGWEPHNPRTRPVMTFDHPRSALAYAPRAKELAALVDGDPPR; encoded by the coding sequence ATGGACCCCATAGTCGCAGTCACCGGCGGACGCGTGAGCGGACGAATCGTCAACGGCGTCAGCGTATTTCTCGGTATTCCCTACGCCGCCGCACCGGTGGGAGCGGCGCGGTTCGCGCCCCCCGCGCCACCGGCAGCCTGGGACGGCATCCGCCCGGCGGTCGAATTCGGCGCGACCTGCATGCAGTCGCCGTATCCGCCCGCCATCGCCGAGATCTTGGGCAGTGACCACATTCCGGGCGCGGAATACCTGAATGTCAATGTGTGGACACCGGATACGGACGCACGGGGGCTGCCGGTGATGGTGTGGATTCACGGCGGCGCGTTCACCCGCGGCGCGAACTCGCGCACGGCCTATGACGGTGCGGCCTTCGCCCGGGACGGTGTGGTGCTGGTGTCGGTGAACTATCGGCTCGGCGTCTCCGGCTTCGCCGTCCTCGACGGCGCGCCCGCCAATCGTGGTCTCCGCGACCAGATCTACGCCCTGGAATGGGTGCGCGACAACATCGAGGCTTTCGGCGGCGACCCCGCCAACGTGACCGTCTTCGGTGAATCGGCCGGCGGCATCAGCGTGGCGGCCCTGCTCGCCGCGCCACCCGCTCGGGGACTGTTCGCGAAAGCCATCGTGCAGAGCGGCACCGCGCGAATGGCCGCCACCGCCGCGGACGGTCGACTCGTCGGTGCGGAATTGGCTGCCGTGCTTGGCATTCCGGCCACGGCCGAGGCGTTCGCCGACGTCGAACCCGCCGCGCTGCTGGCCGCGCAGGAGACCCTGAGCGCCCAGTACCTGGCCGATCCCGACCCGAAGCGCTGGGGACCGTCGATCGTGTCGAGCGGCCTCGGCATCACGTGCCTGTTCCCGGTCCTCGACGGCGAGGTGCTCACCGGCGACGTGCTCGAATCTGTGGCCGCGGGCGCGGCGGCGAATGTACCGCTGCTGCTCGGCTACACCGCCGAGGAGTTCCGGCTGTTCCTGGTACCCACCGGGATAGCGGCGCTGGTGAACGCGGAAGCGCTACCGGTCATGCTCACCCGCTACGGTCTCGACCCCGCCCTTGGGGAAATCTACGCGGCCGACCGCCCCGAGGCCGCACCGGGCGACCTGCTCGCCGCCATCCTCACCGACCACGCCTTCCGCGCACCCACCATGGAACTCGCCGACGCCCAGTCCGCCACCGGCGCACCGGTCCACGTCTACGAATTCGGCTGGCGCCGCACCGACCGCGACCTGGGCGCCATGCACGCCCTCGAAATCCCCTTCGTCTTCGACACCCTCGCCGGCGCCGCACCCCTCACCGGACCCGGCGCACCCCAGCAACTCGCCGACACTATGCACGCCGCTTGGGTCGCCTTCGCCCAATCCGGCGACCCGGGCTGGGAACCGCACAACCCCCGAACCCGCCCGGTGATGACCTTCGACCACCCGCGCTCCGCGCTCGCCTACGCCCCCCGGGCGAAAGAACTCGCCGCCCTGGTCGACGGCGATCCACCGAGGTAA
- a CDS encoding magnesium and cobalt transport protein CorA, which yields MRRSRGRGQVIVDCAVYVDGFRLPGLFTPVDALTEVRSRGTGFVWVGLHDPDEKQMTEIASTFGLHALAAEDAVKANQRPKLERYDDTMVLVMRTVAYVEHELHSVSEIVETGEILLFAASEFIVAVRHGEHSGLAGVRQELEADPDRLRLGPGAVLHGIADYVVDSYLAVSELVELDIDAMEEEIFTPGRFVAIASIYQLKREIVELRRAVAPLAVPLQSLGKPGVPLPKEVRRYIRDVADHHTKVAERISDFDEALTTLVGAALAKIAVQQNTDMRKISALVALAAVPTMIAGIYGMNFDHMPELRQPWGYPAVLLVMVTICTGLFLAFRRNHWL from the coding sequence GTGCGGCGTTCGCGCGGCCGGGGGCAGGTGATCGTGGATTGTGCGGTTTACGTAGACGGATTCCGGCTGCCGGGTCTGTTCACTCCCGTCGACGCGCTGACGGAAGTCCGTTCGCGGGGAACGGGTTTCGTGTGGGTAGGGCTGCACGACCCCGATGAGAAGCAAATGACCGAGATCGCGAGCACCTTCGGTTTACACGCGCTGGCGGCCGAGGACGCGGTCAAAGCGAACCAGCGACCGAAACTGGAACGATACGACGACACCATGGTGTTGGTGATGCGCACCGTCGCCTATGTCGAGCATGAACTGCACAGCGTCAGCGAGATCGTGGAGACTGGCGAAATCCTGCTGTTCGCCGCCTCGGAGTTCATTGTCGCGGTGCGGCACGGCGAACACTCCGGATTGGCCGGCGTCCGCCAGGAGCTCGAGGCCGATCCCGATCGGCTACGCCTCGGTCCGGGCGCGGTGCTGCACGGGATCGCCGACTATGTGGTCGATTCTTACCTGGCAGTCAGCGAGTTGGTAGAACTCGACATCGATGCGATGGAGGAGGAGATCTTCACGCCAGGGCGTTTCGTGGCCATCGCCTCGATCTATCAACTCAAGCGCGAGATAGTCGAACTGCGCCGCGCGGTCGCTCCGCTGGCCGTCCCATTGCAGTCGCTGGGCAAACCTGGCGTGCCCCTGCCCAAAGAGGTTCGCCGCTACATTCGCGATGTCGCCGACCACCACACCAAGGTCGCCGAGCGCATCAGCGACTTCGATGAGGCGCTGACCACCTTGGTCGGTGCCGCGTTGGCCAAGATCGCAGTCCAGCAGAACACCGATATGCGCAAGATCTCCGCACTGGTTGCCCTGGCCGCGGTGCCGACGATGATCGCCGGGATCTACGGCATGAACTTCGATCACATGCCCGAACTCCGACAACCCTGGGGTTATCCGGCGGTCCTGCTGGTGATGGTGACTATCTGCACGGGCCTGTTCCTGGCTTTCCGGCGCAATCACTGGCTGTAG
- a CDS encoding alpha/beta fold hydrolase, with amino-acid sequence MRNNSVSPTDSTWTGMVPVGDTALAVTDTGGSGIPVLYVNGHVATQKYWRHVITELGPQWRHLTYDMRARGKSETSADYSFETNVTDVDAVLAARGVDRALVVGWSYGAFVAAHWAARNPDRTIGAVLVEGAQPHDWIDEVDIERMRKLWRRLGWLMPLMRTIGLGARMTADQMADSNIEAGEIARERVLGPVMDSITVPTRYVNASGSSLGSKGDQQELIRASLHKVVERNPNIEIHAKVPSNHGNILRKDFPTIAEAVRVVAERGHQVHP; translated from the coding sequence ATGCGGAACAACAGCGTTTCCCCCACTGACTCGACATGGACCGGCATGGTCCCGGTCGGTGACACGGCCCTGGCCGTCACCGATACCGGTGGTTCCGGCATCCCGGTTCTCTATGTCAACGGCCACGTCGCCACTCAGAAGTACTGGCGGCATGTCATCACCGAACTGGGGCCGCAATGGCGCCACCTCACCTACGACATGCGAGCCCGTGGGAAGTCGGAGACTTCGGCGGACTACTCGTTCGAAACCAACGTCACCGATGTCGACGCCGTGCTCGCGGCCCGAGGCGTGGACCGTGCGCTGGTAGTCGGCTGGTCCTATGGCGCATTCGTCGCGGCGCACTGGGCCGCCCGCAACCCTGATCGGACGATCGGCGCGGTGCTGGTCGAGGGCGCGCAACCGCACGACTGGATCGATGAGGTCGATATCGAGAGGATGCGGAAATTGTGGCGCCGGTTGGGCTGGTTGATGCCGCTGATGCGCACGATCGGTCTAGGCGCGCGGATGACCGCCGACCAGATGGCCGACAGCAACATCGAGGCCGGCGAGATCGCTCGCGAACGGGTCCTCGGCCCGGTGATGGACAGCATCACGGTCCCGACCCGGTATGTGAACGCCTCAGGGTCCTCCCTGGGCAGCAAAGGTGATCAGCAAGAACTCATCCGCGCCAGCCTGCACAAGGTCGTCGAACGAAACCCGAATATCGAAATCCACGCGAAAGTGCCCAGCAATCACGGCAACATCCTTCGCAAGGACTTCCCCACCATCGCCGAAGCAGTCCGCGTGGTCGCCGAGCGCGGCCACCAGGTGCACCCTTGA
- a CDS encoding GbsR/MarR family transcriptional regulator produces MSGGRLSQSERKQIALGLAENLPYAAIARRLGRPTSTITREVMRNGGPTGYRADLAQRATGRRAHRRAQPAPRGQRAPVPSGGRDAEAIRQYEETFTAMLMHQGMPKTTARVLTCLFTADAGSLTATELVHRLQISPPSVSKAIKSLENEGLVRRESDTRRRVRYIVDDNVWYQSTIEAARGMAEVAAISRQGVDIFGRGTATAIRLEGMARFSEVISETILRAAAQGREVLRTRTEASSQDAEKVIADEIV; encoded by the coding sequence ATGTCCGGAGGCAGGCTCAGCCAGTCCGAACGCAAGCAGATCGCGTTGGGGTTGGCCGAAAACCTTCCTTACGCGGCAATCGCACGGCGCTTGGGCCGCCCCACCTCGACGATTACCCGCGAGGTGATGCGCAACGGCGGGCCCACGGGCTACCGCGCCGACCTCGCTCAACGTGCCACCGGACGCCGCGCGCACCGGCGCGCGCAGCCCGCGCCGCGAGGGCAGCGAGCGCCGGTGCCAAGCGGCGGGCGTGATGCCGAGGCGATACGCCAGTACGAGGAGACCTTCACCGCCATGCTCATGCATCAGGGCATGCCCAAAACGACGGCCCGGGTGTTGACCTGCCTTTTCACCGCGGACGCGGGCAGTCTCACCGCAACCGAGCTCGTGCACCGCCTCCAGATCAGCCCGCCCTCGGTCTCCAAGGCGATCAAGTCCCTCGAAAATGAGGGATTGGTCCGCCGGGAATCCGATACGCGCCGCCGCGTTCGCTACATCGTCGACGACAATGTCTGGTACCAGTCGACGATCGAGGCAGCCCGGGGCATGGCCGAGGTCGCCGCGATCAGCCGGCAAGGCGTCGACATCTTCGGCCGCGGCACCGCGACCGCGATCCGGCTGGAGGGCATGGCGCGATTCAGCGAGGTCATCAGCGAGACCATCCTCCGGGCCGCAGCACAGGGGCGCGAGGTTCTCCGCACAAGAACCGAAGCAAGCTCGCAAGACGCGGAGAAGGTGATTGCCGACGAAATCGTCTGA
- a CDS encoding VOC family protein, whose product MPHLLSHLSHVEITTPDIAASARFYVEQFGMRAIHEVDGRVYLRCWGDYYSYSLVLVEGAEPALQRMAWRTTSAEALEQAAERIEGAGITGEWTTGAFGFGRAYEFTGPYGHPMRLFYDVEKFTAEPEFESIYPDRPEKRSAHAGAPRFLDHVTIAATDVRGFCAWYSEALGFRTMAFTDLEEAPITVFGVLSTNEKSHDLGVVLDTSDRAGRINHVAFWVDTYQELLVCADVLMERGTAMEYGPSIHGIGEQNFLYFREPSSMRVELNSGGYRNYVPDWEPHTWKPSEGSNNLYRNGAMPHSMTESFPFAEGFTATEEGASEEMKAELLNPYATPGHG is encoded by the coding sequence GTGCCTCACCTGCTGTCTCACCTGAGTCATGTCGAAATCACCACCCCGGACATCGCCGCGTCGGCACGTTTTTATGTCGAGCAGTTCGGGATGCGGGCTATCCATGAGGTCGATGGTCGTGTGTATCTCCGTTGCTGGGGTGATTACTACAGCTACAGCCTGGTCCTCGTCGAGGGTGCCGAACCGGCGTTGCAGCGGATGGCGTGGCGGACGACCAGTGCAGAGGCGCTCGAGCAGGCCGCCGAACGTATCGAAGGCGCCGGAATCACGGGGGAGTGGACGACCGGTGCGTTCGGATTCGGCCGAGCCTACGAGTTCACGGGGCCCTACGGTCACCCGATGCGCCTGTTCTACGACGTGGAAAAGTTCACGGCGGAACCGGAATTCGAGTCCATCTACCCGGACCGGCCGGAAAAGCGTTCCGCGCATGCCGGGGCGCCTAGGTTCCTCGATCACGTCACGATCGCGGCGACCGATGTACGTGGCTTCTGCGCCTGGTATTCCGAAGCGCTGGGCTTCCGCACGATGGCTTTCACCGATCTGGAGGAAGCGCCCATCACGGTTTTCGGTGTGCTGTCGACCAACGAGAAGTCACACGATCTCGGGGTGGTTCTCGATACCTCGGACCGGGCCGGTCGGATCAACCATGTCGCGTTCTGGGTCGATACCTATCAGGAACTGCTCGTGTGCGCGGATGTGCTGATGGAGCGCGGTACCGCCATGGAGTACGGGCCTTCCATCCACGGCATCGGGGAACAGAACTTCTTGTACTTCCGCGAGCCGAGTTCCATGCGTGTCGAACTGAATTCAGGCGGATATCGCAACTACGTACCGGACTGGGAACCGCATACCTGGAAGCCGTCCGAAGGCTCGAACAACCTCTACCGCAACGGCGCCATGCCGCATTCGATGACCGAGTCCTTCCCGTTTGCCGAGGGCTTCACGGCGACGGAGGAAGGAGCGTCCGAGGAGATGAAAGCCGAGCTGCTCAATCCCTACGCGACCCCCGGCCACGGCTGA